A part of Chloroflexota bacterium genomic DNA contains:
- a CDS encoding arylsulfatase: MANQNPTGAAARPNIILIMADDMGYSDIGCFGSEIATPNLDALAAGGMRFSQFYNYARCCPTRAALLTGLAPHEAGIGHMSVALGPPQYQGYLNRSCVTLAEALKPAGYSTYMAGKWHVGGDYPCSTWRDVIPSIGDDSHPTPRQRGFDRFYGILAGSGNFFDPHSLMRDDEICDIEYPGYYFTDAIAENAAAFVSEHSGENPYLLYASFTAPHWPLHALEEDIARYRGRYRIGWDELRRRRHEELNGMGILSETWDITPRDPIAPAWEDVSDKDWEDARMAVYAAQVDRMDQGIGKILDAVRASGQWDNTLIMFLSDNGGCAEMLREDGIPDTAPARTRDGRAVKSGNVPGLMPGPETTYMSYDLPWANASCSPFRLYKHYTHEGGIATPFVAHWPDVIEPGSIGHQPAWVGDFMPTFLAAAGQQYPSEYDGNAITPVRGESFLPALSGQPIGRERPIIIEHENNCAVRDGDWKLVNRHPGGWELYDMAADRTELCDISESNPATRDRLVDAYSQWAQDVGVGDYDALIASPQAARFRRWTEDQG, from the coding sequence ATGGCCAATCAAAATCCCACCGGCGCCGCGGCCCGGCCAAACATCATCCTGATCATGGCCGATGACATGGGCTACTCCGATATCGGCTGCTTCGGATCGGAGATTGCAACTCCCAACCTCGACGCGCTGGCGGCCGGCGGGATGCGGTTCTCGCAGTTCTACAACTACGCCCGCTGCTGCCCGACGCGGGCCGCCCTGCTGACCGGGCTGGCCCCGCACGAGGCCGGTATCGGACACATGTCGGTCGCGCTGGGGCCGCCCCAGTACCAGGGATACCTGAACCGCAGCTGCGTGACCCTGGCCGAAGCTCTAAAGCCGGCCGGCTATTCCACGTACATGGCCGGCAAATGGCACGTCGGCGGCGACTATCCCTGCAGCACCTGGCGTGACGTGATCCCCAGCATCGGAGACGACTCCCACCCCACGCCGCGGCAGCGCGGCTTTGACCGCTTCTACGGGATCCTGGCCGGCTCGGGCAACTTCTTCGATCCGCATTCCCTGATGCGCGATGACGAGATCTGCGACATTGAATACCCAGGCTACTACTTCACCGACGCCATCGCCGAGAACGCGGCCGCCTTCGTTAGCGAACACTCGGGCGAGAACCCGTACCTGCTTTACGCCAGCTTCACCGCTCCACATTGGCCGCTGCATGCCCTGGAAGAAGACATCGCCCGCTACCGCGGGCGCTACCGGATCGGCTGGGACGAACTGCGCAGGCGGCGCCACGAGGAGCTCAACGGGATGGGAATCCTGTCCGAGACCTGGGACATCACCCCCCGGGATCCCATCGCCCCGGCCTGGGAGGACGTTTCCGACAAGGACTGGGAGGACGCGCGCATGGCCGTGTACGCGGCCCAGGTCGATCGCATGGACCAGGGGATCGGCAAGATCCTGGACGCGGTGCGCGCTTCCGGCCAGTGGGACAACACTCTGATCATGTTCCTGTCCGACAACGGCGGTTGCGCTGAGATGCTCCGCGAAGACGGCATCCCCGACACCGCCCCGGCCCGCACCCGCGACGGACGCGCGGTCAAATCGGGCAACGTTCCCGGACTCATGCCGGGCCCGGAGACCACCTACATGAGCTACGACCTGCCCTGGGCTAATGCCTCCTGCTCTCCTTTCCGGCTCTACAAGCACTACACCCACGAGGGCGGGATCGCCACTCCGTTCGTGGCCCACTGGCCCGACGTGATCGAACCCGGTTCGATCGGCCACCAGCCGGCCTGGGTGGGCGATTTCATGCCCACGTTCCTGGCCGCGGCCGGTCAGCAGTATCCGAGCGAGTACGACGGTAATGCGATCACCCCGGTGCGCGGGGAGAGTTTCCTGCCGGCGCTGTCTGGACAACCGATCGGCCGGGAGCGGCCGATCATCATCGAGCACGAGAACAACTGCGCGGTGCGCGACGGGGACTGGAAGCTGGTCAACCGCCATCCTGGCGGGTGGGAACTCTACGACATGGCCGCCGACCGCACCGAGTTGTGCGACATCTCCGAGTCGAACCCGGCGACGCGCGACCGTCTCGTCGACGCATATTCGCAGTGGGCCCAAGACGTCGGCGTCGGCGACTACGACGCGCTGATCGCATCGCCCCAGGCGGCCCGTTTCCGTCGCTGGACCGAGGACCAGGGTTAG
- a CDS encoding haloacid dehalogenase type II: protein MKDIAPAGIRALTFDVFGTVVDWRTSVAEAGRQLARRHGIDLDANEFAEKWRSGYSGKLAEVNSGQRPRERLNDLHREILAEVAPAFGLDHLPDAELDRLNLVWHHLRAWPDSAHGLWRLRQRYLVCALSNGDSDMLATMGKFARLGWDMVISVEMANSYKPEPAAYNKAIELVGAQRPDQVLMVAAHANDLEAARSCGMRTAFVHRPTEWGPGKEPDDGSGFDLEVPDLVALAEELGI, encoded by the coding sequence GTGAAAGACATTGCCCCGGCGGGGATTCGCGCGCTCACTTTCGACGTCTTCGGCACGGTCGTCGACTGGCGCACGTCGGTGGCCGAAGCCGGCCGCCAGCTGGCCCGTCGCCACGGGATCGACCTTGACGCGAACGAGTTCGCCGAAAAATGGCGCTCGGGTTATTCGGGCAAGCTGGCGGAGGTAAATTCCGGGCAGCGCCCGCGCGAGCGCCTCAACGACCTGCACCGCGAGATCCTGGCCGAGGTCGCCCCCGCGTTCGGACTGGACCACCTGCCGGACGCCGAGTTGGACCGCCTCAACCTGGTATGGCACCACCTGCGCGCCTGGCCGGACTCGGCGCACGGACTCTGGCGGCTGCGCCAGCGCTACCTGGTCTGTGCGTTATCCAACGGCGACAGCGACATGCTCGCCACGATGGGTAAATTCGCCAGACTCGGCTGGGACATGGTGATCTCGGTCGAGATGGCCAACTCCTACAAGCCGGAACCGGCCGCATACAACAAGGCGATCGAACTGGTCGGCGCGCAGCGGCCCGACCAGGTGCTGATGGTGGCCGCGCATGCAAACGACCTGGAGGCGGCCCGTTCCTGCGGGATGCGCACCGCGTTCGTGCACCGTCCAACCGAATGGGGACCGGGCAAGGAGCCCGACGACGGCTCCGGGTTCGACCTCGAGGTGCCCGACCTGGTGGCCCTGGCGGAGGAACTGGGCATCTGA
- a CDS encoding AAA family ATPase, with the protein MAEEYEKGLDIRQRASLANSGGLIDFVIANKYKTVLWLVVTVAMITLWVTATETMAGIFLTIAQFLLGAAFMIVQFAALFLFLGRGRIYWVQPGETGVTFTDYRGNDQILEVARRVVTILRGQSDVRQMGGTYTAGLLLEGPPGSGKSYLAQAMATEAGLPFAYASAPGFSNMFFGVGNLRVMMLYSKARKMAKKHGGAIVFIDEIDAIGMARSAQTSGQGSGTVGGLFGNPGMMILNELLLQMDPPNFDNDWRARLLRRLGLKKERATPPPVLTVGATNLAHTLDQALLRPGRFDRKIHIDFPDFDGRKDIIAYYLAKVRHEQMPLDRMANDTIRYSPVGIKHLVNEAVIHAHFDGRDAINYADFTRAREDHEYGLREPIRNMSQDERRRIAYHEAGHAIAQVKLLPHHRIAKVTIIRHGDALGFAAAKPLEERYTLVREEALAHIQISLASRAAEELFLGTRMSGVSGDLHHATQTAYFMLTQWGMDGGLFSYAPWGGGQLDPETKTRIEQVLEQEFKKSKTLLTTYAGAVHEIAEGLLESDELDGQDVIDIIAKHDDLLASGRGPRVLPEYALMGAGGIGGPAPQLIAPNGSNGANGSNGSAEPAEADAADSEEGRDPPQ; encoded by the coding sequence ATGGCGGAGGAATACGAAAAGGGCTTGGACATCCGCCAGCGGGCGAGCCTGGCGAATTCGGGTGGATTGATCGACTTCGTCATCGCCAACAAGTACAAGACCGTCCTGTGGCTGGTCGTAACCGTGGCGATGATCACCCTCTGGGTGACGGCCACCGAGACGATGGCCGGAATCTTCCTGACGATCGCCCAGTTCCTGCTTGGCGCGGCGTTCATGATCGTCCAGTTCGCGGCCCTGTTCCTCTTCCTGGGACGCGGCCGGATCTACTGGGTCCAACCCGGTGAAACCGGCGTCACATTCACTGACTACCGCGGCAACGACCAGATCCTGGAGGTCGCGCGCCGGGTCGTGACCATCCTGAGGGGCCAGAGCGACGTGCGCCAGATGGGCGGCACCTACACTGCCGGCCTGCTGCTGGAAGGCCCGCCCGGTTCGGGCAAGAGTTACCTGGCCCAGGCCATGGCTACCGAAGCCGGACTGCCGTTCGCCTACGCCTCCGCACCCGGTTTTTCGAACATGTTCTTCGGCGTCGGCAACCTGCGCGTGATGATGCTCTACTCCAAAGCCCGCAAGATGGCCAAGAAACACGGCGGGGCGATCGTATTCATCGACGAGATCGACGCCATCGGCATGGCCCGCTCGGCGCAGACCTCCGGGCAGGGATCAGGCACCGTCGGGGGCCTTTTCGGAAACCCCGGGATGATGATCCTGAACGAACTCCTGCTGCAGATGGACCCGCCCAATTTCGACAACGACTGGCGGGCCCGACTGCTGCGCCGCCTCGGCCTGAAAAAAGAGCGCGCCACGCCGCCCCCGGTGCTGACGGTAGGGGCAACCAACCTGGCCCATACCCTCGACCAGGCGCTTTTGCGGCCGGGCCGTTTCGACCGCAAGATCCACATCGACTTCCCGGACTTTGACGGTCGCAAGGACATCATCGCCTACTACCTGGCCAAGGTCCGCCACGAGCAGATGCCGCTGGACCGGATGGCCAACGACACCATCCGCTATTCGCCGGTCGGGATCAAGCACCTGGTCAACGAGGCGGTAATCCACGCCCACTTCGACGGGCGCGACGCCATCAACTACGCCGACTTCACGCGGGCCCGCGAGGACCATGAATACGGTCTGCGCGAGCCGATCCGCAACATGTCGCAGGATGAGCGCCGCCGGATCGCCTACCACGAGGCCGGCCACGCCATCGCCCAGGTAAAGCTACTGCCGCACCACCGCATCGCCAAAGTGACGATCATCCGCCACGGCGATGCGCTCGGATTCGCTGCGGCCAAACCGCTCGAGGAGCGCTACACCCTGGTGCGCGAGGAGGCGTTGGCCCACATCCAGATCTCGCTGGCATCGCGCGCCGCCGAGGAGCTTTTCCTCGGAACCCGCATGAGCGGGGTCTCGGGCGACCTGCACCATGCGACCCAGACCGCCTATTTCATGCTCACCCAGTGGGGCATGGACGGTGGTCTTTTCTCCTACGCCCCCTGGGGCGGCGGCCAGCTCGATCCGGAGACCAAGACCCGCATCGAGCAGGTGCTCGAGCAGGAATTTAAGAAATCCAAGACCCTGCTGACGACCTACGCCGGAGCGGTCCACGAGATAGCCGAGGGGCTGCTGGAAAGCGACGAACTGGACGGCCAGGACGTTATCGACATCATCGCCAAGCACGACGACCTGCTGGCATCCGGGCGCGGACCGCGGGTTCTGCCCGAATACGCGCTGATGGGCGCCGGTGGTATTGGCGGTCCGGCACCGCAGCTAATCGCCCCCAACGGGTCCAACGGCGCCAATGGATCAAATGGCTCGGCCGAGCCCGCCGAGGCCGATGCGGCTGACTCGGAAGAAGGGCGCGACCCGCCCCAATAA
- a CDS encoding acetylxylan esterase encodes MHSCPYGFNFDEQAVPPYELPELLEMADGEKVETPQQWTARRAELLNLFTDQMFGAAPPPPDKVRFRVLEQDANALGGLAHRKQVRIDFSADPDGPGMELLLYTPAGNDAPVATFLGLNFRGNHGVHDDPAIRRPSGWVLPTPDRNVEARGQSAPRWQLENVLLRGYGLATACYGDIDPDFDDGFKNGIHRLFPPRTPSDWGSIASWAWGLSRALDYLELDAAVDASRVAVMGHSRLGKTALWAGVTDERFALVIPINSGGCGAALSRHISGETVEICNVRFPHWFCGNYKAYNGRENEMPFDQHMLLALVAPRPVYVASGEDDVWADPHGEFLATREAGPAYELLGKRGLRVTERPPVDEPVMHDVGYHVRTGGHAVTEYDWRCFLDFADMHLSVE; translated from the coding sequence ATTCACAGTTGTCCCTACGGTTTCAACTTCGACGAGCAAGCCGTTCCGCCGTACGAGCTGCCTGAGCTACTTGAAATGGCCGACGGGGAGAAGGTGGAGACCCCTCAGCAATGGACGGCCCGACGCGCCGAGTTGCTCAATCTGTTCACCGATCAGATGTTCGGCGCAGCCCCGCCGCCCCCCGACAAGGTCCGATTCAGGGTCCTGGAACAGGATGCCAACGCCCTCGGCGGCCTGGCCCACCGCAAGCAGGTAAGGATCGACTTTTCTGCCGACCCGGACGGCCCGGGCATGGAACTTCTGCTCTACACCCCCGCTGGGAACGACGCTCCGGTGGCGACATTCCTGGGCCTTAACTTCCGTGGCAACCATGGAGTGCACGATGACCCGGCGATCCGCCGCCCGAGCGGCTGGGTGCTCCCTACCCCCGACCGGAACGTCGAAGCCCGCGGCCAATCGGCGCCGCGCTGGCAACTGGAGAACGTGCTGCTGCGTGGCTACGGTCTCGCGACCGCCTGCTACGGAGACATAGATCCCGACTTTGACGACGGATTCAAGAATGGAATCCACCGTCTATTCCCACCCCGTACGCCTTCGGATTGGGGCAGCATCGCCTCCTGGGCGTGGGGGCTGAGCCGGGCCCTCGACTACCTCGAGCTGGACGCTGCCGTCGACGCGTCCCGGGTGGCCGTCATGGGCCACTCTCGCTTGGGCAAGACCGCGCTCTGGGCGGGAGTAACCGACGAGCGCTTCGCGCTGGTGATCCCGATCAACTCCGGCGGCTGCGGGGCGGCCCTTTCGCGGCACATTTCCGGGGAAACGGTCGAGATCTGCAACGTGCGATTCCCGCACTGGTTCTGCGGGAACTACAAGGCCTACAACGGACGCGAGAACGAAATGCCGTTCGACCAGCACATGCTCCTGGCCCTGGTCGCGCCGAGACCCGTGTACGTGGCCAGCGGAGAGGACGATGTCTGGGCCGACCCGCACGGTGAGTTCCTGGCGACCCGCGAGGCCGGCCCGGCCTACGAGCTGCTCGGCAAACGCGGGCTCAGGGTAACCGAACGGCCACCGGTCGATGAACCGGTCATGCACGACGTCGGCTACCACGTGCGAACTGGCGGGCACGCCGTCACCGAATACGACTGGCGGTGCTTTCTGGACTTTGCCGACATGCACCTATCCGTCGAGTAG
- a CDS encoding Glu/Leu/Phe/Val dehydrogenase, with protein sequence MGPLESALAQFDAAADRIDLDENLRRRLRAIKRELTVNFPVEMDDGTVEVFRGYRVHHNIFLGPAKGGLRYHPETDAGEVRALAMLMTWKCALVGLPFGGAKGGVAVDPARLSKVELENLTRRYATEIIPLIGPEMDIPAPDVGTDAQVMAWIMDTISMHRGYSVPAVVTGKPVEVGGSVGRAGATPLGILHCTREHLASNGKCGDGMTVAIQGAGNVGFGAARQFSAGGFKVVAISDVQGGIYDPRGIDVDRLERHMAEAGMVPGLDGSDAISNAELLALDVDLLLPAALEGQIHADNSESVRAGLIVEGANGPVDFEGDRILRERGITVLPDILANSGGVTVSYFEWVQGLQQFFWDRKRIVTELDRHLRQAYRQVRALAEDDGCTLRDAAWAVAVRRVADAARLRGVYP encoded by the coding sequence ATGGGTCCGCTTGAATCTGCACTGGCGCAGTTTGATGCGGCGGCCGACCGCATCGATTTGGACGAGAACCTGCGGCGCAGGTTGCGCGCGATTAAGCGCGAACTGACCGTGAATTTCCCGGTCGAGATGGACGACGGGACCGTAGAGGTGTTCCGCGGTTATCGGGTTCATCACAACATCTTCCTCGGACCGGCCAAGGGCGGACTACGCTACCACCCTGAGACCGACGCGGGCGAGGTGCGGGCGCTGGCCATGCTGATGACCTGGAAATGCGCACTCGTGGGCTTGCCCTTCGGCGGCGCCAAGGGCGGCGTGGCGGTCGATCCGGCTCGGCTCTCGAAGGTCGAGCTCGAAAACCTGACACGCCGTTACGCTACCGAAATAATCCCGCTCATCGGGCCGGAAATGGACATCCCGGCGCCCGACGTGGGGACCGACGCCCAGGTGATGGCCTGGATCATGGACACGATCTCCATGCACCGTGGCTACTCCGTTCCGGCGGTCGTGACCGGGAAACCGGTCGAAGTGGGCGGGTCGGTCGGCCGGGCGGGGGCGACCCCGCTGGGAATCCTGCACTGCACCCGCGAGCACCTGGCCAGCAACGGAAAGTGCGGCGACGGGATGACGGTGGCCATCCAGGGCGCCGGCAACGTCGGGTTCGGCGCTGCCCGGCAGTTTTCGGCCGGCGGATTCAAGGTGGTGGCAATCAGCGATGTGCAAGGCGGGATCTACGATCCGCGCGGAATCGACGTGGACCGTCTGGAGCGGCACATGGCCGAGGCGGGAATGGTGCCCGGCCTTGACGGTTCGGATGCCATCAGCAATGCCGAATTGCTGGCCCTGGACGTGGACCTGCTGCTCCCGGCCGCCCTGGAGGGCCAGATTCACGCCGACAACAGCGAGTCAGTTCGCGCGGGTCTGATCGTGGAGGGCGCCAATGGCCCGGTCGACTTTGAAGGCGATCGGATCCTGCGCGAGCGCGGAATTACCGTGCTGCCCGACATACTGGCCAACTCCGGTGGAGTCACGGTGTCTTATTTCGAGTGGGTGCAGGGGCTGCAGCAGTTCTTCTGGGACCGCAAACGGATCGTGACCGAACTAGATCGCCATTTGCGGCAGGCCTACCGTCAGGTGCGGGCGTTGGCCGAAGACGACGGCTGCACCCTGCGCGATGCCGCGTGGGCGGTGGCCGTCCGGCGGGTCGCCGATGCCGCGCGACTGCGCGGCGTATATCCCTAG
- the glmS gene encoding glutamine--fructose-6-phosphate transaminase (isomerizing), producing the protein MCGIVGYCGPQAAAPVVIEGLRRLEYRGYDSAGVAFPNGSDLQVIRRVGKLANLVAAVHEQPIAANSGIGHTRWATHGRPNIPNAHPHTDSSGRVAVVHNGIIDNFRPLRAELAEEGVVFASETDTEVIVHLIARELRQGAGFARAVQRTTARLSGSFAFIALWASEPDVIMAARQYSPLAIGVGEGENLIASDVPALIPHTRRIMHLENGDVARISRSAIEVWGPDGPVRREISHAPWTPALAERGTYRHFMQKEIFEQPRALADTLQGRILAGRSRVELGGLAELAVPPAEIERVLLLACGTSLHAALVGRHYLENIAGVPAEIENAAEFQHRPVPPGSRTLVVAVSQSGETFDTLQAVAAIDGEPALLALTNVPGSSLARAAQATISTRAGPEIGVASTKTYVASMALLYLLAVSLGQARGHLAKEDAARLLQDIAELPKQLDRLLELDRQAEQIAHPLERVEHVFFIGRGTMHATALEGALKLKELSYIHAEGYPAGELKHGPIALITHRVPTVVLAPSNDMRSKMISNLEEVKSRDGPVLALGTAGDGELARRADWMFELPELPRLLNPIGYVLPLQLLAYHIAVRRGCDVDQPRNLAKTVTVE; encoded by the coding sequence GTGTGTGGAATAGTCGGTTACTGCGGCCCGCAGGCGGCTGCGCCGGTCGTGATAGAAGGCCTGCGGCGGCTCGAATACCGGGGCTACGATTCGGCCGGAGTGGCTTTTCCCAACGGATCCGATCTGCAGGTAATTCGGCGGGTCGGCAAGCTGGCGAACCTGGTGGCGGCGGTACACGAACAGCCGATCGCCGCCAATTCCGGAATCGGGCATACCCGCTGGGCCACTCATGGACGGCCCAACATCCCCAACGCCCATCCGCACACCGACAGCAGCGGCCGGGTGGCGGTCGTGCACAACGGAATCATCGACAACTTCCGGCCGTTGCGCGCCGAGCTGGCCGAGGAAGGCGTAGTTTTTGCGTCCGAGACCGACACCGAGGTAATCGTCCACCTGATTGCGCGCGAGCTGCGGCAAGGAGCCGGATTCGCCAGGGCGGTGCAGCGCACCACCGCCCGCCTTTCGGGGAGCTTTGCGTTCATCGCACTCTGGGCCAGCGAGCCGGACGTGATCATGGCCGCGCGCCAGTACAGCCCGCTGGCGATCGGGGTCGGCGAGGGCGAGAACCTCATCGCCTCCGACGTTCCCGCGTTGATCCCCCACACCCGCCGAATAATGCACCTCGAAAACGGCGACGTCGCCCGGATTAGCCGCTCCGCGATCGAAGTCTGGGGGCCCGACGGGCCGGTCCGGCGTGAAATCTCCCACGCCCCCTGGACCCCGGCCCTGGCCGAGCGCGGCACATACCGGCACTTCATGCAGAAGGAGATTTTCGAGCAGCCGCGGGCCCTGGCCGACACGCTCCAGGGACGGATACTGGCCGGCCGGTCCCGTGTCGAGCTCGGCGGCCTGGCCGAACTCGCCGTGCCGCCGGCCGAGATCGAGCGGGTCCTGCTGCTGGCCTGCGGAACCTCGCTGCACGCCGCCCTGGTCGGCCGGCATTACCTGGAGAACATCGCCGGGGTGCCGGCCGAGATCGAAAACGCGGCCGAATTCCAGCACCGACCGGTCCCGCCCGGTTCCCGCACCCTGGTGGTGGCGGTTTCCCAGTCCGGCGAAACCTTCGACACCCTGCAGGCGGTTGCGGCGATTGATGGCGAGCCCGCCCTGCTGGCGTTGACCAACGTTCCCGGGTCGTCGCTGGCCCGCGCCGCCCAGGCCACGATCAGCACCCGCGCCGGGCCGGAAATCGGGGTCGCCTCGACCAAGACCTACGTCGCTTCGATGGCGCTGCTGTACCTGCTGGCGGTCTCGCTTGGACAGGCCCGCGGCCATCTCGCCAAAGAAGACGCCGCCCGGCTCCTCCAGGACATCGCCGAACTCCCCAAGCAGCTTGACCGGCTGCTGGAGCTGGACCGCCAGGCCGAGCAGATCGCCCATCCCCTTGAGAGGGTCGAGCACGTTTTCTTCATCGGCCGCGGCACCATGCACGCCACCGCCCTGGAGGGGGCCCTGAAACTCAAGGAGCTCAGTTACATCCATGCCGAGGGTTACCCCGCCGGCGAGCTCAAACACGGACCGATCGCCCTCATCACCCATCGCGTGCCGACCGTGGTCCTGGCGCCTTCAAACGACATGCGATCCAAGATGATCTCCAACCTCGAGGAGGTCAAGAGCCGCGACGGGCCGGTCCTCGCGCTTGGCACCGCGGGCGACGGCGAATTGGCCCGCCGTGCCGACTGGATGTTTGAGTTGCCGGAACTGCCGAGGTTGCTCAACCCCATCGGTTACGTCCTGCCGCTCCAGCTCCTGGCCTATCACATTGCCGTGCGCCGCGGCTGCGACGTCGATCAGCCCCGCAACCTGGCCAAGACCGTAACGGTTGAGTAA
- a CDS encoding NAD(P)-dependent oxidoreductase has translation MNIAVTGGAGRVGEVVCAHAAARGHTPIAVDSDLQRLLRVGSGAELRRADVCDLGQVTAALDGAEAVIHLAAITHPRWDSAPEVYGRNTRMTMNVFEAARLLGIGRVAQASSESTLGFSFAYRRHGPDWYPITEDHPLRPQDGYGLSKLAAEQIAQAYQRRCEIDSVSFRFCRIIYADAWEKVVAPLRPATGLGAHQLWSYVAVEDAADALLAAIEAPLRGTHAVYATAPDTYMDEPTAELMAEHYPEATLRGGPHPANVAVISSQRAMDLLGWQAGVNWRSRLK, from the coding sequence ATGAATATCGCAGTCACGGGGGGCGCCGGCCGGGTTGGCGAGGTAGTCTGCGCCCACGCCGCCGCGCGCGGGCACACCCCGATCGCGGTCGACAGCGACCTGCAGCGGCTGCTGCGGGTCGGTTCGGGCGCCGAATTGCGCCGCGCCGACGTTTGCGACCTGGGACAGGTGACCGCGGCACTCGACGGGGCCGAAGCCGTGATTCACCTGGCTGCGATAACGCACCCGCGGTGGGACTCCGCCCCCGAGGTATACGGTCGGAACACGCGCATGACGATGAACGTTTTCGAGGCGGCGCGCCTGCTCGGGATCGGGCGCGTGGCGCAGGCTTCGAGCGAGTCGACCCTGGGGTTCAGCTTTGCCTATCGGCGCCACGGACCGGACTGGTACCCGATTACCGAGGACCATCCGTTGCGCCCCCAGGACGGTTACGGCCTAAGCAAGCTGGCCGCCGAACAGATTGCCCAGGCCTACCAGCGTCGCTGTGAGATTGACTCGGTCAGCTTTCGCTTTTGCCGCATCATCTACGCCGACGCCTGGGAAAAGGTGGTAGCCCCTCTGCGGCCCGCCACCGGTTTGGGGGCGCACCAGCTCTGGTCCTACGTTGCGGTCGAAGACGCTGCCGATGCCCTGCTCGCGGCGATCGAAGCGCCCCTCCGGGGGACCCATGCGGTGTACGCCACGGCCCCGGATACGTACATGGACGAGCCGACCGCCGAATTGATGGCGGAGCACTATCCCGAGGCAACCCTTCGGGGTGGACCCCATCCGGCCAACGTGGCGGTCATCAGCTCGCAGCGGGCGATGGACCTGCTGGGCTGGCAGGCCGGCGTGAATTGGCGGTCGCGCCTCAAATAG